The Bacteroidales bacterium DNA window TCATCAAAATGTATTGTTGCAATTAATAAAGACCCCGATGCTCCTATATTTGAAGCTGCCGATTACGGAATTATTGGCGACGCTTTAAAAGTTCTTCCTGAATTAATAATTGCAGTGAAAGAACTGAAAGCTTCAGCATAAAATAAGCATAATATAATAAGCCACATACTCACCGGTTTAATAATAAAAAATAATTTTTAATCTGTGAATCTGTGGTTGTTTTGATTTAATTATTGATGTTGTTTGCAATTCTAATGCCTTTGCAATAATTTCAATAATGTGGAACAAGCAAAAAGTTTGGCGGCATTTTTCAAGACAAGTTATTTGGAGAATGAAAAAAATATTACCTTTGAAAAAAATATAATTCAAAAATTATGAACACGGCAGACATTTTAAGAAATAGTATTATTGACAAGCTATTGACAATTTCAAACAGAGATTATTTGTCGGCTCTTTTTCAGTTGGTGAATTCAAGCACTACTGATAAAGACATTGTTAAATTAACTGACGAGCAAATTTTAATGCTTCAATTAAGCGATAATGACATTAAAGACGGAAAATTAATTTCTCAAAGTCAACTAGACAAATCTGATATAAAATGGTTAAAAGAAATGTAGTTTGGACAGAAACTGCTGCCAGACAGAGAAGAGAAATTTTAAAATACTGGACAAAGCATAATGGTTCGACAAAATATGCTGAAAAATTAATCAAGTTGACAGCAAAACGCATAAATGTCATTTTAAAGCATCCTGAATCGTATAAATCCACAGAATATTCAGGGACAAGAGAGTCGGCTATGGGACACTTCAGTATTTTTTATAAACTGACAAAAGAGCA harbors:
- a CDS encoding type II toxin-antitoxin system RelE/ParE family toxin, whose product is MVKRNVVWTETAARQRREILKYWTKHNGSTKYAEKLIKLTAKRINVILKHPESYKSTEYSGTRESAMGHFSIFYKLTKEQLIITAFWDNRQNPKKLLEIIKK